In Dryobates pubescens isolate bDryPub1 chromosome 12, bDryPub1.pri, whole genome shotgun sequence, one genomic interval encodes:
- the C12H21orf140 gene encoding uncharacterized protein C21orf140 homolog, which produces MQRFTSPLLCHIIRRGCFDAASKRQCLQYLRVLRTLQHNGFNPVFLGETDIPESLITGEKTAEKTSLHWPVWTLVHAASHQGWVPWRYKLLLRVDLPTHQQNGIFQELCESLTTCYGKCVIVTRDKTQPMLAGAKEGKEPQTGTLPPVTPAICMSSIECCHEAARANGHELLVVPSRYSYLYPMDVAWSSLKWFIINNREDFALRSLESTYSYRCILFSDLIVKGIEKMTPNKWKVVFNRVKKWENYYLDTLS; this is translated from the coding sequence ATGCAGCGCTTCACAAGTCCACTCCTCTGCCACATAATTCGCAGGGGCTGCTTTGATGCTGCTTCAAagaggcagtgcctgcagtaTTTAAGAGTTCTGAGGACGCTGCAGCATAATGGTTTCAACCCTGTGTTTTTAGGGGAAACAGACATCCCAGAAAGTCTTATAACAGGAGAAAAAACAGCTGAGAAGACCAGCTTGCACTGGCCAGTATGGACACTTGTTCATGCTGCCAGCCACCAAGGGTGGGTACCCTGGAGGTACAAACTACTATTAAGAGTCGATCTGCCCACCCACCAGCAGAATGGCATCTTTCAGGAGCTGTGTGAATCTCTGACCACGTGCTATGGGAAGTGTGTCATTGTGACAAGGGATAAAACGCAGCCGATGCTCGCTGGGGCCAAAGAGGGCAAGGAGCCACAGACGGGAACTCTGCCACCAGTCACACCAGCGATCTGCATGTCCAGCATTGAGTGTTGCCATGAAGCTGCTAGAGCAAATGGCCATGAGCTTCTCGTTGTGCCTTCACGTTACAGCTACCTCTACCCTATGGATGTCGCCTGGTCTTCTTTGAAATGGTTTATTATAAACAACAGGGAGGACTTTGCCCTCAGATCTTTAGAGAGCACCTACTCCTATAGGTGTATCCTCTTCAGTGACTTGATTGTTAAAGGAATAGAGAAGATGACCCCAAATAAATGGAAGGTAGTGTTCAACAGAGTGAAGAAATGGGAGAACTACTACCTTGACACCCTTTCTTAA